From Solanum stenotomum isolate F172 unplaced genomic scaffold, ASM1918654v1 scaffold32558, whole genome shotgun sequence, one genomic window encodes:
- the LOC125852121 gene encoding homoserine dehydrogenase-like: MSSMHCQDAVYFLAAINRNHPRDDLGGMDVARKALILARLLGRHLNLDNMKIESLYPEEMGPDVMPLEDFLVNGLPLLDQKIEDRIKQASANGNVLRYVCLINDARCEVGIQEVPKDSALGRLRGSDNVVEIYSRCYKKQPLVIQGAGAGNDTTAAGVLADILDIQDLLP; the protein is encoded by the exons atgtCTTCAATGCATTGTCAAGATGCAGTCTACTTTCTAGCAGCAATTAACAGGAATC ATCCTCGGGATGATCTAGGTGGTATGGATGTAGCAAGAAAG GCTCTAATTCTTGCTCGGCTCCTTGGACGGCATTTAAACCTAGATAATATGAAG ATTGAAAGCTTGTATCCTGAAGAAATGGGACCAGATGTGATGCCTCTGGAAGACTTTCTAGTGAATGGCCTTCCCTTACTTGATCAGAAAATTGAAGATAGGATTAAACAAGCTTCTGCAAATGGGAATGTTCTGCGTTATGTTTGCTTGATTAATGATGCGAG ATGTGAAGTTGGCATCCAAGAAGTTCCAAAAGATTCTGCATTGGGAAGATTAAGAGGAAGTGATAATGTG GTGGAGATATACAGTCGTTGTTACAAGAAACAACCTTTGGTTATCCAAGGTGCTGGAGCAGGAAATGATACCACAGCAGCTGGTGTCCTAGCTGATATCCTAGACATTCAAGATTTACTCCCTTAA